The following is a genomic window from Pectobacterium carotovorum.
GCTTAATATCTTCTGGTTTATTTTCTTTGGCTGGTGGCTTTGCCTGTCGCATATCATTACAGGTATCGCGCAGTGTATTACGATCATTGGCATTCCTGTTGGCATCGCCAATTTTAAAATTGCTGCCATCGCGCTGTGGCCAGTAGGGCGTCGCGTGGTTTCCGTCGAACTTGCACAGGCTGCGCGGGAAAACAATGCCCGCCGCCACTTTCGCTAACGGCATCTAAGGATATTACGTTGCTCACCTTTGCCCCGGGAATTCGCCGCTATGTGTACAACAGCAGTTGGCTGTACACCATTCGTATCCTCATTGCGCTCAGTGGTGCGGCGGCAGTTCCCTGGTGGCTCGGTCAGCCAACATCGACCATTCCCGTCACGCTTGGCGTCGTCGCGGCCGCCCTCACTGATCTTGACGATCGCCTCACCGGACGTCTGCGTAATCTGTTCATTACGCTGGCCTGTTTTTTTGTCGCGTCCGTCTCGATCGAACTGCTTTTTCCCTATCCCTGGCTGTTCGGGATTGGTCTGGCGGTATCGACCTGCGGCTTTATTCTGCTCGGCGCATTAGGGCAGCGCTATGCGACAATCGCATTCGGCGCACTGCTGATCGCGATTTACACCATGCTGGGAATCTCTCTTTATGACAACTGGTATCAGCAGCCCATCATGCTGCTGATCGGCGCATCGTGGTACAACCTGCTTACGCTGTTCGGTCATCTGATCTTCCCAATTCGCCCGTTGCAGGACAACCTCGCGCAGTGTTATCAACAGTTGGCTCGCTATCTGGATGCAAAAGCCAACCTATTCGATCCCGATATTGAAGAAGAAACCGACAAGCCCTTGATTGATGTCGCGATGGCAAACAGCCAGTTGGTTGCGATACTCAACCAGACCAAATCCTCGCTGTTAACACGTCTGCGCGGCGATCGCGGACAGCGCGGGACGCGTCAAACGCTGCATTACTATTTTGTCGCTCAGGATATTCACGAACGGGCCAGTTCGTCGCATGTTTACTATCCGCAACTGCGTGAAAAGCTGCGCTATAGCGACGTCTTATTCCGCTTTCAACGCCTGCTGAGCATGCAGGCCAAAGCCTGTCAGCAGTTGTCGCAATCCATTCTGCTACAGCAAAAATATCAGCATGACAGCCGCCTTGAGCGAGCTTTCGTGCATCTTGAATCCGCTATTGCGCGCATCGCGGCTAATAACATGGCAGACGCTGCGCAAATCAAAGCGCTCACTTATTTATTAAATAATCTACGCGCGATTGATGCCCAGTTGGCGACGATCGAATCCGAACAGGCTATTGAGCAAGAAAATAACCCGGAAAACACGCTGGCAGATGACAAAATCACGGGCTGGAGCGACATCCGCTTGCGCATTAGCCGTCATCTGACGCCCCAGTCGGCGCTGTTCCGTCATGCTATTCGAATGTCCGTACTGCTGTGTAGCGGCTACGCGTTGATTCAGGTTACCGGGATGCAGCACGGTTACTGGATTCTACTGACCAGCCTATTTGTTTGTCAGCCCAACTATAACGCCACCCGACGACGGCTGACGTTGAGGATTATTGGGACCTTGACCGGTATTTTACTCGGCTTGCCAGTCTTATATTTCGTTCCGTCGCTGGAAGGACAGCTCACGCTAATCGTCATTAGCGGCGTACTGTTTTTCGCCTTTCGCAACGTACAGTACGCACACGCGACCATGTTTATTACGCTGCTTGTCCTGCTCTGTTTCAATCTGTTGGGCGAAGGTTTTGAAGTCGCGGTGCCACGTATTATCGATACCTTGCTGGGGTGTGCCATCGCATGGGCCGCGGTAAGCTTTATCTGGCCGGACTGGCGCTTTCGCGGCCTGCCAACCGTTATCAATAAGACATTGGACGCCAATTGCCGTTATCTTGATGCGATTATGGTGCAATATCATCAGGGGAAAGATAATAGCCTGCCTTATCGCATTGCCCGCCGAGATGCGCATAACTGCGATGCAGAACTGGCGTCCGTCGTATCGAATATGTCTTCAGAACCCCACACGACCCGAAACAAGTTAGACAGCGCATTTCGCTTCATGTGTCTGAATCATACGTTGTTAAGCTACATTTCAACGCTCGGTGCACACCGCGGGAAAATTACCTCATCGGAAACGCTGCAGTTGCTGGATGATGCCGTTTGCCATGTTGATGACGCGCTACACTGTAGCGAAGAGGAAAGTTTGCGAATCAATCAGGGATTGAAAACTATTACCACCAGCATTCA
Proteins encoded in this region:
- the yccS gene encoding YccS family putative transporter; this translates as MLTFAPGIRRYVYNSSWLYTIRILIALSGAAAVPWWLGQPTSTIPVTLGVVAAALTDLDDRLTGRLRNLFITLACFFVASVSIELLFPYPWLFGIGLAVSTCGFILLGALGQRYATIAFGALLIAIYTMLGISLYDNWYQQPIMLLIGASWYNLLTLFGHLIFPIRPLQDNLAQCYQQLARYLDAKANLFDPDIEEETDKPLIDVAMANSQLVAILNQTKSSLLTRLRGDRGQRGTRQTLHYYFVAQDIHERASSSHVYYPQLREKLRYSDVLFRFQRLLSMQAKACQQLSQSILLQQKYQHDSRLERAFVHLESAIARIAANNMADAAQIKALTYLLNNLRAIDAQLATIESEQAIEQENNPENTLADDKITGWSDIRLRISRHLTPQSALFRHAIRMSVLLCSGYALIQVTGMQHGYWILLTSLFVCQPNYNATRRRLTLRIIGTLTGILLGLPVLYFVPSLEGQLTLIVISGVLFFAFRNVQYAHATMFITLLVLLCFNLLGEGFEVAVPRIIDTLLGCAIAWAAVSFIWPDWRFRGLPTVINKTLDANCRYLDAIMVQYHQGKDNSLPYRIARRDAHNCDAELASVVSNMSSEPHTTRNKLDSAFRFMCLNHTLLSYISTLGAHRGKITSSETLQLLDDAVCHVDDALHCSEEESLRINQGLKTITTSIQSLSPESDSKESLIIQQIGLLLGLLPELVQLKNDIITQ